The following coding sequences lie in one Miscanthus floridulus cultivar M001 chromosome 9, ASM1932011v1, whole genome shotgun sequence genomic window:
- the LOC136481615 gene encoding uncharacterized protein, giving the protein MHGAASRRTPAWRSSCLALCLLPVALPLLLLCLPLLCVAVAVARFRRRRRRLMTAAKSRRCCPGQRSEEAEGEGHRAAAALLHKYLDDQMELVGADAGARHAPAAVAVDPTPSSQRSHPQQQ; this is encoded by the coding sequence ATGCATGGGGCCGCCTCCCGCCGCACGCCGGCGTGGCGGTCGTCGTGCCTGGCGCTGTGCCTGCTGCCCGtcgcgctgccgctgctgctgctctgcctcCCGCTGCTctgcgtcgccgtcgccgtcgcccgcttccgccgccgccggcgcaggCTGATGACGGCGGCCAAGAGCAGGCGGTGCTGCCCCGGTCAGCGGTCTGAGGAGGCGGAGGGCGAgggccaccgcgccgccgccgcgctgctgCACAAGTACCTCGACGACCAGATGGAGCTCGTGGGCGCCGACGCCGGGGCCCGGCACGCCCCCGCCGCCGTTGCCGTGGACCCGACGCCGAGCTCGCAGCGAAGCCACCCGCAGCAGCAATAG